Proteins found in one Panicum hallii strain FIL2 chromosome 4, PHallii_v3.1, whole genome shotgun sequence genomic segment:
- the LOC112889038 gene encoding uncharacterized protein LOC112889038 → MAKKILGAMHWWDEWQLRVLVLGSLGVQWFLLFAAPMRKYTIPRWFRTFIWLAYIGSDALAIYALATLFNRHASSSTSSCANGGWSRALEVLWAPVLLIHLGGQKEVSAYNIEDNELWTRHTVTLVSQVAFAVYAFCKSWPSSGDRRLLASAILLFVVGILSFSEKPWALRRASINRLAAESSSRMHGRERKPRRRWGLFTKLEDQVPSDSDLLHMILSGMSLFAVHTDLLMKRELMRQDSIRAAEMRWQREEGMTLQTEVEGEDEVLGPLSHSAGVKRWPAPRRAFGLIYTRVNVATTPAYLAFHFLLVPAIHVAAITLFAASRKRGYDPTDVKITYVILFVTAALDVLAETIRQLLYKLMSAAGVPALCETLPQYNVLTSARRRTQPATGWLLKCAARLGWEEHLLLVCRRDESHLFGRVAVSVITCLFQVQGLDLGSYRSFTAGNWALSVELQERCGPMVRRTLRKSFDESVLIWHIATDLCFRRNPPPAAADAAWECERTRAISNYMAHVLNFRPDMLMYCSRRHLLTEALEDLESILLRPDLDDTALLEAIQKAGESEQHKYPLIHDACKLSDELMEVWPEETRWELMYRAWLGMLCYSASMCRGYLHAKSLGEGGEFLSFVWLFLSLKGAKTLADKLQMPEPDAQDDIWRSTATAARDAENVDR, encoded by the coding sequence aTGGCCAAGAAGATCTTGGGAGCTATGCATTGGTGGGACGAGTGGCAGCTGCGCGTCCTGGTCCTCGGCAGCCTTGGCGTCCAGTGGTTCCTCCTCTTCGCCGCCCCGATGCGCAAGTACACCATCCCGCGCTGGTTCAGAACCTTCATCTGGCTGGCCTACATCGGCAGCGACGCCCTGGCCATCTACGCGCTCGCCACCCTCTTCAACCGCCAcgccagcagcagcaccagcagctgCGCCAATGGCGGCTGGTCGAGGGCCCTGGAGGTGCTCTGGGCTCCCGTCCTCCTCATCCACCTCGGCGGGCAGAAGGAGGTCAGCGCCTACAACATCGAGGACAACGAGCTGTGGACGCGCCACACCGTGACGCTGGTGTCGCAGGTCGCCTTCGCCGTCTACGCCTTCTGCAAGTCGTGGCCCAGCTCCGGCGACCGCAGGCTGCTGGCGTCGGCGATCCTGCTCTTCGTCGTCGGGATACTGAGCTTCAGCGAGAAGCCGTGGGCGCTCAGGAGAGCCAGCATCAACAGGCTGGCGGCCGAGTCGTCGTCCAGGATGCACGGACGGGAGAGGAAGCCTCGCAGACGGTGGGGGCTCTTCACCAAGCTGGAAGATCAGGTGCCGTCGGACAGTGACCTGCTCCACATGATCCTCTCGGGCATGTCCCTGTTCGCCGTCCACACCGACCTGCTGATGAAACGAGAGCTGATGAGGCAAGACAGCATCAGAGCCGCTGAGATGAGGTGGCAGCGCGAAGAAGGAATGACGCTGCAAACTGAAGTCGAAGGTGAGGACGAAGTTCTGGGGCCTCTAAGCCACAGCGCGGGCGTCAAGCGCTGGCCGGCGCCGCGCAGGGCGTTCGGGCTCATCTACACCAGGGTCAACGTCGCCACCACCCCGGCGTACCTGGCCTTCCACTTCCTGCTGGTCCCGGCGATCCACGTCGCCGCCATCACGCTCTTCGCGGCGAGCCGCAAGCGCGGGTACGACCCCACGGACGTCAAGATCACGTACGTCATCCTGTTCGTCACCGCCGCGCTCGACGTCCTCGCCGAGACCATCCGCCAGCTGCTGTACAAGCTCATGTCGGCGGCCGGCGTCCCGGCGCTGTGCGAGACGCTGCCCCAGTACAACGTCCTGACCTcggctcgccggaggacacaGCCGGCCACAGGCTGGCTGCTCAAGTGCGCGGCGCGCCTGGGCTGGGAAGAGCACCTGCTGCTGGTGTGCAGGCGCGACGAGAGCCACCTGTTCGGCAGGGTCGCGGTGAGTGTCATTACGTGCCTGTTTCAAGTTCAAGGCCTCGACCTCGGCAGCTACCGGAGCTTCACCGCCGGCAACTGGGCTCTGAGCGTGGAGCTGCAGGAGCGGTGCGGCCCCATGGTTCGGCGCACCCTGCGCAAGTCCTTCGACGAGAGCGTCCTCATCTGGCACATCGCCACCGACCTGTGCTTCCGCCGCaaccctccgccggccgccgccgacgccgcctgGGAGTGCGAGCGCACGCGCGCCATATCCAACTACATGGCCCACGTGCTCAACTTCCGGCCGGACATGCTGATGTACTGCAGCCGGCGGCACCTGCTCACGGAAGCTTTGGAAGACCTCGAGTCCATCCTCCTCCGCCCGGACCTCGACGACACGGCcctgctggaggccatccagAAGGCCGGCGAGTCGGAGCAGCACAAGTATCCTCTCATCCACGATGCTTGCAAGCTCTCCGACGAGCTGATGGAGGTGTGGCCGGAGGAGACGCGCTGGGAGCTCATGTACCGCGCGTGGCTGGGCATGCTCTGCTACTCCGCCAGCATGTGCAGGGGGTACCTGCACGCCAAGAGCCTGGGCGAGGGCGGCGAGTTCCTCTCCTTCGTCTGGCTCTTCCTCTCACTCAAGGGGGCCAAGACATTGGCGGACAAGCTTCAGATGCCGGAGCCTGACGCCCAGGACGATATATGGAGGAGCACGGCGACCGCGGCAAGAGATGCCGAGAACGTCGACCGATGA
- the LOC112889039 gene encoding endochitinase-like, whose protein sequence is MGVTVGAPRILLDNMSAIALSKNPVLHGRSKHIKTKYHFIRECVDRGEIELEYVGTGDQLADILTKPLARLNVAELGTCPEPPRDAGFYTYDAFIAAAGAFPDFGTTGDAETRKRELVAFLAQTLHLTTGGGTSSPGGPYAWGYCYKEQLDQRGDYCQPSNRWPCAADKRYYGRGPIQLTWNDNYGRAGEGIGGSGGGRLDLLNHPELVANDTLISFETAIWFWMTPQSPKPSCHDVMTGHWRPSAADVAAGRLPGYGVTTNIINGNQCGPGSSHYLDDNAVGFYKHFCDKLGMSYGENLDCRNQRPFGHSLFVFDAIPSAIHLELHIP, encoded by the exons ATGGGAGTAACTGTAGGTGCTCCAAGAATTCTGCTGGACAACATGTCTGCCATAGCACTAAGCAAGAATCCAGTGCTCCATGGGAGGAGCAAGCACATCAAAACAAAATATCATTTCATTAGAGAGTGTGTTGATCGTGGAGAGATCGAACTGGAGTACGTGGGCACCGGTGATCAACTTGCAGATATACTGACGAAGCCGCTTGCAAGG CTGAACGTGGCTGAGCTAGGAACTTGTCCTGAGCCGCCGCGCGACGCGGGCTTCTACACGTACGACGccttcatcgccgccgccggcgccttccCCGACTTCGGCACCACCGGCGACGCGGAGACCCGGAAGCGCGAGCTCGTGGCGTTCCTGGCGCAGACGTTGCACCTGACCACGGGCGGGGGCACGTCCTCGCCCGGTGGCCCCTACGCCTGGGGCTACTGCTACAAGGAGCAGCTGGATCAGCGCGGCGACTACTGCCAGCCCAGCAACCGGTGGCCCTGCGCCGCCGACAAGCGGTACTACGGCCGGGGCCCCATCCAGCTCACCTGGAACGACAACTACGGCCGGGCCGGGGAGGGcatcggcggcagcggcggcggccgcctggACCTGCTGAACCACCCGGAGCTGGTGGCCAACGACACCCTCATCTCCTTCGAGACGGCCATCTGGTTCTGGATGACGCCGCAGTCCCCCAAGCCGTCGTGCCACGACGTGATGACGGGCCATTGGAGGCCCTCCGCCGCCGACGTGGCCGCGGGGCGCCTGCCGGGGTACGGCGTCACCACCAACATCATCAACGGCAACCAGTGCGGCCCCGGCAGCAGCCACTACCTTGACGACAACGCGGTGGGCTTCTACAAGCACTTCTGCGACAAGCTTGGCATGAGCTACGGCGAGAACCTGGACTGCCGCAACCAGAGGCCCTTCG GCCACAGCTTGTTCGTCTTTGATGCTATACCTTCTGCGATACATCTGGAGCTGCATATCCCATGA